The following proteins are co-located in the Alcaligenes faecalis genome:
- a CDS encoding copper-binding protein, protein MTWTKRGAALALGTLGVVAGSAYVVVAQAQEASASGEVRRLDADAGKVTIKHGEISELQLPAMTLVYKIDPVLLANIKPGDKVKFTAKRDGGDYVVTKISK, encoded by the coding sequence ATGACATGGACGAAACGAGGCGCGGCCTTGGCATTGGGGACCTTGGGTGTGGTGGCTGGCTCGGCATATGTGGTGGTTGCCCAGGCTCAGGAAGCCAGTGCGTCGGGTGAAGTGCGTCGACTGGACGCCGATGCCGGCAAAGTTACCATCAAGCATGGTGAGATCAGTGAGCTGCAGTTGCCCGCCATGACATTGGTGTACAAGATTGATCCTGTCTTGCTGGCCAATATCAAACCGGGTGACAAGGTAAAGTTCACTGCCAAGCGTGATGGTGGTGACTACGTGGTCACCAAGATCAGCAAATAA
- the hslU gene encoding ATP-dependent protease ATPase subunit HslU: protein MSTPNMTPGEIVSELDKHIVGQGKAKRSVAVALRNRWRRQQVAEPLRSEIVPKNILMIGPTGVGKTEIARRLAKLANAPFIKVEATKFTEVGYVGRDVETIIRDLVDISVKQTREVEMRRVRTQAEEAAEDRILDVLVPPSRDAHGQPQREDNSARQVFRKRLREGKLDDTEIEIEMAQAMPRMEIMAPPGMEEMTEQLRGMFSGLGQEKTKARKLTVKEAFKQLTEEEAARRVNEDDLRTAAVANAEQNGIVFLDEIDKITARGESQGSGGDVSRQGVQRDLLPLVEGTSVTTKYGVVRTDHILFIASGAFHLSRPSDLIPELQGRFPIRVELESLSAQDFVQILSATDASLTKQYAALLGTEDVKLDFRPDGIQRLAELAFDVNERTENIGARRLYTVMEKLLEELSYSAGSHGEQNVVIDADYVNKQLQETAASQDLARYVL from the coding sequence ATGTCTACACCTAATATGACTCCCGGAGAAATCGTCTCCGAACTGGACAAGCATATCGTTGGCCAGGGCAAGGCCAAGCGTTCTGTCGCCGTGGCCCTGCGCAATCGCTGGCGCCGCCAGCAGGTTGCCGAGCCCCTGCGCAGTGAAATCGTCCCCAAAAACATTCTGATGATCGGCCCCACTGGCGTGGGTAAAACCGAAATCGCCCGCCGTCTGGCCAAGCTGGCCAATGCGCCTTTCATCAAAGTCGAGGCCACCAAGTTCACGGAAGTGGGCTATGTGGGCCGCGACGTTGAAACCATCATCCGCGATCTGGTGGATATTTCGGTCAAACAAACCCGCGAAGTCGAAATGCGCCGTGTGCGCACCCAGGCCGAGGAAGCCGCTGAAGACCGCATTCTGGACGTGCTGGTGCCGCCCTCGCGCGATGCACACGGTCAGCCCCAGCGTGAGGACAACTCGGCACGCCAGGTATTCCGCAAGCGCCTGCGTGAAGGCAAGCTGGACGATACCGAGATTGAAATTGAAATGGCCCAGGCCATGCCTCGCATGGAAATCATGGCACCTCCCGGCATGGAAGAGATGACCGAGCAATTGCGCGGCATGTTCTCCGGTCTGGGCCAGGAAAAAACCAAGGCTCGCAAGCTGACGGTCAAGGAAGCCTTCAAGCAACTGACCGAGGAAGAAGCGGCCCGTCGCGTCAATGAAGACGATTTGCGCACTGCGGCGGTGGCCAACGCCGAGCAGAACGGCATCGTATTCCTGGACGAAATCGACAAGATCACTGCGCGTGGCGAAAGCCAGGGCAGCGGCGGCGATGTGTCCCGCCAAGGTGTGCAGCGCGACCTACTGCCTTTGGTAGAAGGCACCAGCGTCACCACCAAATACGGTGTGGTGCGTACTGATCACATCCTGTTTATTGCCTCGGGCGCGTTCCACCTGTCCCGCCCATCCGATCTGATCCCTGAGCTACAAGGCCGCTTCCCCATCCGTGTGGAACTGGAGTCGCTGAGCGCCCAGGATTTCGTACAGATTCTGTCGGCCACAGATGCGTCACTGACCAAGCAGTACGCGGCCTTGCTGGGAACCGAAGACGTCAAACTGGATTTCCGTCCAGACGGCATTCAGCGTCTGGCCGAACTGGCTTTTGATGTCAACGAACGCACCGAGAACATTGGTGCCCGTCGCTTGTACACCGTCATGGAAAAGCTGCTGGAAGAGCTTTCCTACAGTGCTGGCAGCCACGGTGAGCAAAACGTGGTCATCGATGCAGACTACGTGAACAAGCAATTGCAAGAAACCGCCGCCAGCCAGGATCTGGCACGCTACGTGCTGTAA
- the hslV gene encoding ATP-dependent protease subunit HslV, giving the protein MEQFHATTIVCVRRGDQVAIGGDGQVTLGNVVIKGTARKIRRLYNDSILAGFAGATADAFTLQERFEAKLEKHQGNLLRAAVELTRDWRTDRVLRRLEAMLLVADKEHTLVLTGNGDVLEPEHGLAAIGSGGSYAQSAALALLQNTDMAPADIVKKSLEIAGDLCIYTNQNHIVETL; this is encoded by the coding sequence ATGGAACAATTTCACGCCACTACTATTGTCTGTGTACGCCGCGGAGATCAAGTCGCCATTGGCGGCGATGGTCAGGTCACCCTGGGCAATGTTGTCATCAAGGGCACGGCCCGCAAGATTCGCCGTTTGTACAACGACAGCATCCTGGCCGGCTTTGCCGGTGCGACGGCCGACGCATTCACCTTGCAAGAACGCTTTGAAGCGAAGCTGGAAAAGCACCAGGGCAACTTGCTGCGCGCTGCCGTCGAGCTGACGCGCGACTGGCGTACCGACCGCGTTCTGCGCCGCCTGGAAGCCATGCTGCTGGTGGCGGACAAGGAACACACGCTGGTGCTGACCGGCAATGGCGATGTGCTTGAACCCGAACATGGCCTGGCTGCCATTGGCTCGGGTGGCTCCTATGCACAATCTGCAGCACTCGCGTTGCTGCAAAACACCGATATGGCTCCTGCCGACATCGTTAAAAAGTCTCTGGAGATCGCAGGTGACCTGTGCATCTACACCAACCAGAACCATATCGTCGAAACACTCTGA
- the dksA gene encoding RNA polymerase-binding protein DksA, giving the protein MATKSHDSTTTLLTEQELLAMPESDYMNAAQLEFFKHRLRQLEQDILANAGATTENLRETQFVPDPADRATIEEEHALELRTRDRERKLLKKVQQSIALIDSGEYGWCEETGEPIGLPRLLARPTANLSLEAQERREKRQKMFGD; this is encoded by the coding sequence ATGGCAACTAAGTCACATGACAGTACTACAACCCTGCTGACCGAGCAGGAGCTTTTGGCGATGCCTGAGTCAGACTACATGAACGCCGCCCAGCTGGAGTTTTTCAAGCATCGCTTGCGCCAGCTAGAGCAAGACATTCTGGCCAACGCGGGCGCTACAACGGAAAACCTGCGTGAAACCCAGTTCGTTCCTGACCCGGCTGACCGTGCCACGATCGAAGAAGAGCACGCTCTGGAGCTGCGTACCCGTGATCGCGAACGCAAACTGCTCAAGAAAGTGCAACAGTCCATCGCCCTGATCGATTCGGGCGAATACGGCTGGTGTGAGGAAACAGGCGAACCCATCGGCCTGCCCCGTTTGCTGGCACGTCCCACGGCCAACCTGTCTTTGGAAGCACAGGAACGTCGTGAGAAGCGTCAAAAAATGTTTGGGGATTAA
- a CDS encoding GTP-binding protein encodes MNAASDLNNMVPVTVLTGFLGAGKTTLLKRILSEYHGRRIAVIENEFGPEGIDNELLVQDSQEEIVELSNGCVCCTVRGDLMRTLNDLRVRRQAGELKFERVIIETTGMANPGPVCQTFFMDDDIADYYRLDAVITVVDAKHGMATLDQQEEAQKQVGFADRLLISKKDLVNDVDYEALRARLIRINPRATITPVHFGETDIKDLLEVSGFNLNSILDIDPQFLAEQHPDAADGHDHHHDHAHGDDGDCGPGCGHDHHHHHHEHAAHNDEIGAFVFRSDRPFDPERLEDFLSGIVQVFGPDLMRYKGILYLKGINRRMLFQGVHMMMSAEPGSAWLAKDKKGTKLVFIGRKLPQDIFTQGLENCLV; translated from the coding sequence ATGAACGCGGCATCAGATCTGAACAACATGGTTCCAGTCACTGTGCTGACTGGTTTTCTGGGCGCTGGTAAAACCACGCTGCTCAAGCGCATCCTGAGCGAATATCACGGTCGACGCATTGCCGTCATCGAAAACGAGTTCGGGCCTGAAGGCATCGACAATGAATTGTTGGTGCAAGACTCCCAGGAAGAAATCGTCGAACTGAGCAACGGTTGTGTATGCTGCACCGTGCGCGGCGACCTGATGCGCACCCTGAATGATTTGCGCGTTCGCCGTCAGGCAGGCGAACTGAAGTTCGAGCGCGTCATCATCGAGACCACCGGCATGGCTAACCCCGGCCCGGTCTGCCAGACCTTTTTCATGGACGATGATATTGCCGACTACTATCGGCTGGATGCGGTCATTACCGTCGTGGATGCCAAACATGGCATGGCTACACTGGACCAACAAGAAGAAGCCCAAAAACAGGTTGGTTTTGCGGACCGCTTGCTGATCTCCAAAAAAGATCTGGTCAACGATGTAGATTACGAGGCCCTGCGTGCCCGCCTGATCCGCATCAACCCGCGAGCCACCATTACGCCGGTTCACTTTGGTGAAACCGACATCAAGGATTTGCTGGAAGTCAGTGGTTTCAACCTGAATTCCATTCTGGACATTGACCCACAATTTCTGGCAGAGCAACACCCCGATGCGGCAGACGGCCATGATCACCACCACGATCATGCCCATGGCGATGACGGCGATTGTGGTCCGGGTTGCGGACACGATCACCACCATCATCACCACGAGCACGCCGCTCACAATGACGAAATCGGAGCTTTCGTATTCCGCTCGGACCGTCCTTTCGACCCCGAACGGTTGGAAGACTTTCTGTCAGGCATTGTCCAGGTATTTGGACCAGATCTGATGCGCTACAAAGGCATTTTGTATCTGAAGGGCATCAATCGCCGTATGCTCTTTCAAGGCGTACACATGATGATGAGCGCCGAGCCTGGCAGTGCCTGGCTGGCCAAAGATAAAAAAGGCACCAAGCTGGTCTTTATTGGCCGCAAATTGCCACAAGACATATTCACCCAGGGCCTGGAGAATTGCCTGGTTTGA
- a CDS encoding Fur family transcriptional regulator, which produces MPVHILTPNAIEDQLATAEQLCLERGKRLTSIRRQVLEILIQAQRSLRAYELLDLVREFQPGAKPPTVYRALDFLTEEGLIHRLDAVNAWTACVDAGGHPHDLLIVCTQCGTVVELCAPDLSQRLADCVRGAGFALSGHETELRGLCQRCVAAKNERKPLSAP; this is translated from the coding sequence ATGCCTGTACATATTCTTACGCCCAACGCTATTGAAGATCAGCTTGCGACCGCTGAACAGCTTTGCCTGGAACGCGGTAAACGGCTGACTTCAATTCGCCGTCAGGTACTGGAAATCCTGATTCAGGCCCAACGCAGCTTGCGCGCCTACGAACTACTGGATCTGGTTCGCGAGTTTCAACCCGGCGCCAAACCCCCTACCGTTTACCGCGCCCTGGACTTTCTGACGGAAGAAGGTCTGATTCACCGGCTGGATGCCGTCAATGCCTGGACCGCCTGTGTAGATGCCGGTGGCCACCCCCACGACTTGCTGATCGTCTGCACCCAGTGCGGTACCGTGGTGGAACTGTGCGCTCCAGACTTAAGCCAAAGGCTGGCGGACTGTGTACGCGGAGCAGGCTTTGCCCTGTCCGGCCACGAGACCGAGTTGCGCGGCCTGTGCCAACGTTGCGTTGCCGCTAAAAACGAGCGAAAACCCTTATCTGCCCCCTAA